CGGGCCACGACCTCCCCCTCGGGCGAGATCAGGAATTTCTCGAAATTCCACTGGATGTCCCCGGCGTTGCCCTCGGCGTCGGCCACCGAGGTCAGCTGCCGGTAGAGGGCGTGGCGGCCGTCCCCGTTGACCTCGACCTTCTCGGTCATCGGGAAGGTGACCCCGTAGGTGGTCGAGCAGAAGGTGGCGATCTCCTCGGGGGACCCGGGCTCCTGCTCCCCGAACTGGTTGCAGGGCACCCCGAGCACGCTGAACCCCCGCCCGGCGTAGCGCTCGTGGAGCCGTTCCAGCCCCTCGTACTGGGGCGTGAGGCCGCACTTGGAGGCCACGTTGACGATCAGGGTGGCCCGGCCCTTGAACCCGGGCAGGCCCATCTCGGACCCGTCGAGGGCGGCGATGTCGGAGTCGTATACGGACATGGTCGGACGTTATATCGCGGGGGCCCGGCCCGATATGTCGGCCACCATCCCGAAGTGGTCGCTGGCGAAGGTCCCGGTCAGGGAGACGTCGCAGGCCAGCCCGGCCCGGCTGACCCAGACCCCGCTCCCGGGCCGCCAGGCCAGGAGGATGTGGTCGATGCGCCGGCTCGGCTCCCGCTCGGCAAAGGCGAAGGGGTTCCGGTTGTCCCATGTGTTCCCCTGGCCGCCCCCGCCGGCGACGTCCCAGGCGTTGATGAAGCACACGCTCCTGCCGTCCATGGCCGACAGCCCGGTCAGGTAGCGCATCTCGGCCGCCTCGCTGACGGCGTTGAGGTCCCCGGCCAGGATCGGGGGCACGGCGGCGTCGGGGTCGGCGGCGGCGGACACGAACTCGGTCAGGGCCCGCACCTGGTGCTCCCGGACCGCCCCGTCGTCGAGCCGCCAGGCCAGATGGGTGCAGAAGACGTCCAGGCCGTTGGTCCGGACGTGCAGGACCACCCGGTCGGTGTCGTCGGGCGCCGCCGACGGTGGGAGGGGGGACACGGCGGTCGCGTCGATGGGCCAGCGGCTGAGCACGGCGTTGCCGAAGGCGTGCCCGGCGATGCTCGACCCCGGCCCGAAGGCGACCTGGTACCCCGACCCGGTCCGGTCGGCCAGCCAGCGGGCCTGGTTCTTGCCCTCCGGGGACTCGACGACCTCCTGCAGGCAGACCACGTCGGGGCGGGCGAGATCGAGCCAGGCCACGATCTCCTCCCGGCGCTGCCGCCACGGCCCCGACAGGTTCCAGATGTTCAGGGTCATCACCCTGGCCACGAGTCCGTCGATGGGGCGAAGCTACCTTTCGCCTAGCGTCGCAGCCATGAGAGGCGTGGTGCTGGCCGGTGGTCTCGGCACCCGCCTGCACCCGCTGACCCGCATCACCAACAAGCACCTGCTGCCGATCTACGACCGGCCCATGGTCACCTACGCCATCGAGGCGCTGGTGCAGGGCGGGGTCAACGAGATCATGGTGGTGACGGGCGGGACGCACGCCGGGGAGTTCCTGCGGCTGCTCGGCAACGGCCACGAGTGGGGCATCGACCGGCTGCTCTACGCCTACCAGGAGAAGCCCGGGGGCATCGCCGAGGCGCTGGGGCTGGCGGAGCGCTTTGCCGATCAGGAGCCGATCTGCGTGTACCTGGCCGACAACATCCTCGAGCGGGGCATCGGCGCCAGCGTCGAGGCCTTCGGCCGGCAGGGCAGCGGGGCGCGCATCCTCCTCGTCCCCGTCGAGGAGCCCGAGCACCTCCGGCACCTCGGCGTGCCCAGGCTGGAGGGGGACCGGGTGGTCGGCATCGTCGAGAAGCCCGACGACCCGCCGAGCGCCTACGGGGTGGCCGGCATCTACTTCTACGACGCGTCGGTGTTCGAGGTCATCCGGGATCTGGTGCCGTCCCAGCGGGGGGAGCTGGAGATCACCGACGTGAACAACGCCTACATCGGGCGGGGGGTGATGGAGTACGACGTGATCGCCGGTTACTGGGGGGACGCCGGGGAGGACATCGACGCCTACTACGCGGTGAACGACTTCGTGCGCCGTCACGGG
The sequence above is a segment of the Acidimicrobiales bacterium genome. Coding sequences within it:
- a CDS encoding sugar phosphate nucleotidyltransferase, with the translated sequence MRGVVLAGGLGTRLHPLTRITNKHLLPIYDRPMVTYAIEALVQGGVNEIMVVTGGTHAGEFLRLLGNGHEWGIDRLLYAYQEKPGGIAEALGLAERFADQEPICVYLADNILERGIGASVEAFGRQGSGARILLVPVEEPEHLRHLGVPRLEGDRVVGIVEKPDDPPSAYGVAGIYFYDASVFEVIRDLVPSQRGELEITDVNNAYIGRGVMEYDVIAGYWGDAGEDIDAYYAVNDFVRRHGANKA
- a CDS encoding glutathione peroxidase, which codes for MSVYDSDIAALDGSEMGLPGFKGRATLIVNVASKCGLTPQYEGLERLHERYAGRGFSVLGVPCNQFGEQEPGSPEEIATFCSTTYGVTFPMTEKVEVNGDGRHALYRQLTSVADAEGNAGDIQWNFEKFLISPEGEVVARFRPMVDPEADEVTTAVEKVLPS
- a CDS encoding endonuclease/exonuclease/phosphatase family protein; this translates as MARVMTLNIWNLSGPWRQRREEIVAWLDLARPDVVCLQEVVESPEGKNQARWLADRTGSGYQVAFGPGSSIAGHAFGNAVLSRWPIDATAVSPLPPSAAPDDTDRVVLHVRTNGLDVFCTHLAWRLDDGAVREHQVRALTEFVSAAADPDAAVPPILAGDLNAVSEAAEMRYLTGLSAMDGRSVCFINAWDVAGGGGQGNTWDNRNPFAFAEREPSRRIDHILLAWRPGSGVWVSRAGLACDVSLTGTFASDHFGMVADISGRAPAI